From Aedes albopictus strain Foshan chromosome 1, AalbF5, whole genome shotgun sequence, one genomic window encodes:
- the LOC109401911 gene encoding coactosin-like protein, translating into MSEAVEVEQIIETKPRKMALPTSLDKDAIREAYEDVRSNLTDNEWAVFKFDGLKIVCSDKGIGFDEFCAQFHDNERAFGYIRIQMGDEMSKRSKFMFVTWIGPEVGVMQRAKMSTDKSIIKDVINNFAVELQVESSNDLDLMMFKEHLNKAGGANYGTGVREL; encoded by the exons ATGGCCCTGCCCACATCCCTCGACAAGGACGCCATCCGGGAAGCGTACGAGGACGTCCGATCGAACCTCACCGACAATGAGTGGGCGGTGTTCAAATTCGATGGGCTCAAGATCGTCTGCTCGGATAAGGGTATCGGCTTCGACGAGTTCTGCGCCCAGTTCCACGACAACGAGCGAGCCTTCGGCTACATCCGGATACAGATGGGCGACGAGATGTCCAAGCGGAGCAAGTTCATGTTCGTCACCTGGATCGGGCCGGAGGTGGGCGTGATGCAGCGGGCCAAGATGTCCACCGACAAGTCGATTATCAAGGATGTGATCAAT AACTTCGCCGTCGAGCTGCAGGTGGAATCGAGCAACGACCTAGACCTCATGATGTTCAAAGAGCACCTGAACAAAGCCGGCGGAGCCAACTACGGTACCGGTGTTCGTGAACTGTAG
- the LOC134288453 gene encoding uncharacterized protein LOC134288453 encodes MADLRRWTKKERLLRDVVESISEFVQNYDDTRDKVSVNARLKKLDEVYNDFCEVRLNIECILEELTETDEKEEDQVKRKALLQKMDESNRKVMKDFANQYFNLKNLLQAFQACPGAGTRTSTAAASVAQQAPVPTMRVKLPELKLPVFRGSLMEWVTFRDTFQNLIVDNPHLSDIDRFTYLRSSLAGEALQQIASIDLTVANYSIAWKSLESRYENKKLLVKSHLDALFAVQPMKKETFDSLNHVVNEYDKHLQMLDKLGEQTADWSTLLVHMLLSKLDATTLRLWETEHRSKDVPKFDNLMDFLRNHRTVLRSITGEPTGPLEQKKVPRVSNSYAGVQSSCSLCGNGQHPLFQCKRFKSMKVDDRRSTVKSTQLCFNCLSRGHVAKACTRGTCRVCGQRHHSMLHLKANDSPDNQSTPQSNKRSQQNPQNPQSIQTPTTSPINKQTLNNSQNSTSLPSTISTPAIPNPQSFSPLATDIPNVVLSANVPKSPRSVLLATAIVVLEDQFGNTTQARALLDSGSQLCFISEHASQRLKFKRSREALSISGIGQAARKCKQSVFARVRSRVSSFSGEETFYVLPNVTLNLPTRKVDASKLKLPEDIVLADPFFTEPSNVDMIIGAGLFFDLLRNEKIYLGENGPVAQNTTLGWIVCGNLPDNSDVRRPHVANTCTEKLDELLTRFWELETCKTDSVFSLEEYACEKFFDRTTVRDATGRFVVTLPKKSYLIQQLGDSRNIAMKRFLSLERRLTADPELKRMYRDFIHEYLQMGHMEEIVGDEGSSALPEYFIPHHCVIKLDSTTTKLRVVFDASCPTSSGLSLNNALMVGPTVQDDIISIVLRFRFHRIAIVANVEKMYRMVQQQLADRRLHKILWRDNQNEPIRVFQLNTVTYGTASAPYLAAKCLKRLAELDGNKFPEAAKILCKDFYVDDMMSGVDDVQEGVKICSNIQQLLHGGGFNLRKWSSNCPAVLENIPKELQDDRTSFELDDSSAIIKTLGLIWEPRLDVFRFKIPEWNTSEICKRTVISDLARIFDPLGLIGTVIVSAKIFVQNLWKQKISWDEPLPSELQAQWLEFRTSLSQLGNLQIPRWVAFRKDCLSMELHGFCDASMKAYGACLYVRCTHFDGTITSNLLVAKSRVAPLSEVEKKRKKLTIPRLELSSAVLLAHLYEKTSASLTISTQSYFHTDSMIVRYWLSSQPSRYQMFVANRISEVQHLTRTGTWRHVAGTENPADALSRGIPAAELKQDSLWWYGPSWLREDKDCWPKTQEVLLEDLEKSYFEEGSVVASVATILCLAR; translated from the coding sequence ATGGCAGATCTACGGAGGTGGACGAAGAAGGAAAGGCTGCTGCGAGATGTGGTTGAATCGATCAGTGAATTCGTGCAAAACTATGACGATACTCGTGACAAAGTGTCAGTGAACGCTAGGCTTAAAAAGCTTGATGAAGTGTACAACGACTTTTGTGAAGTGCGATTGAACATTGAGTGCATTCTGGAAGAACTCACCGAAACAGATGAGAAGGAAGAAGATCAAGTGAAACGGAAAGCACTGCTGCAGAAGATGGATGAATCAAACCGTAAGGTCATGAAGGACTTTGCGAACCAGTACTTCAATCTCAAGAACCTACTCCAAGCATTCCAGGCTTGCCCGGGGGCAGGTACCCGTACCAGCACGGCCGCAGCTTCAGTTGCGCAGCAAGCACCAGTCCCAACGATGCGAGTAAAGTTACCAGAACTCAAGCTGCCAGTTTTCCGTGGATCTCTGATGGAATGGGTCACATTCAGAGATACGTTCCAAAATCTGATTGTGGACAATCCCCATCTGTCGGACATCGATAGGTTCACATACCTACGATCATCGCTAGCAGGTGAAGCGCTACAACAGATCGCTTCGATAGATCTGACGGTAGCAAACTATTCCATAGCGTGGAAGTCTTTGGAATCACGTTATGAGAATAAGAAGTTGCTGGTGAAATCTCATCTCGACGCACTATTTGCAGTGCAACCAATGAAGAAGGAGACGTTCGACTCTCTCAATCATGTTGTCAACGAGTATGACAAGCACCTGCAAATGCTTGATAAACTCGGTGAGCAGACAGCAGACTGGAGCACACTGTTAGTCCACATGCTGTTGAGCAAGCTAGATGCCACAACGCTTCGTTTATGGGAAACGGAGCATCGTTCAAAGGATGTTCCCAAGTTTGACAATTTGATGGACTTCCTGAGAAATCATCGTACAGTTCTACGATCAATCACCGGAGAACCAACCGGTCCATTGGAACAGAAGAAGGTACCTCGGGTAAGCAACAGTTACGCCGGTGTTCAGTCTTCTTGTTCGTTGTGTGGTAATGGACAGCACCCGCTGTTCCAGTGTAAGCGGTTCAAATCCATGAAGGTCGATGACAGGAGAAGCACTGTGAAATCAACTCAGCTTTGCTTCAACTGTTTGTCTCGAGGTCACGTGGCAAAAGCCTGCACTCGAGGAACATGTCGCGTTTGTGGTCAGCGACATCACTCTATGCTGCACCTGAAGGCGAATGATTCTCCGGACAACCAGTCAACTCCACAGTCGAACAAACGGTCGCAACAGAACCCACAGAACCCACAATCAATACAGACACCCACAACCTCACCAATCAATAAGCAAACACTCAATAATTCCCAGAACTCCACAAGTCTCCCATCCACAATCTCCACTCCTGCTATTCCAAATCCGCAAAGTTTCTCGCCACTTGCCACAGACATTCCTAATGTGGTACTCTCTGCTAATGTACCCAAGAGTCCACGATCAGTTCTACTCGCAACTGCGATCGTGGTTCTTGAAGATCAATTTGGGAATACTACACAAGCTAGAGCTTTGCTAGACAGCGGTTCTCAGCTTTGCTTTATTTCGGAGCATGCGTCACAGCGTTTGAAGTTCAAGCGCTCACGCGAAGCACTATCGATCAGCGGTATTGGTCAAGCAGCAAGGAAGTGCAAGCAATCGGTCTTTGCTCGAGTTCGCTCTCGCGTATCTTCCTTCTCCGGGGAAGAAACCTTCTACGTACTACCCAATGTGACGCTGAATTTGCCTACCCGGAAGGTGGACGCATCCAAGTTGAAGCTTCCGGAGGATATTGTACTAGCGGATCCATTCTTCACTGAACCAAGCAACGTCGACATGATTATCGGAGCAGGACTTTTCTTTGACTTGCTACGCAACGAGAAGATCTACCTGGGAGAAAATGGACCAGTAGCGCAGAACACCACCCTCGGCTGGATTGTTTGTGGAAACTTGCCGGACAACTCGGACGTGCGAAGACCTCACGTTGCCAACACATGTACGGAGAAACTGGATGAACTTTTGACACGTTTTTGGGAGTTAGAGACGTGTAAAACGGACAGTGTTTTCTCATTGGAGGAATATGCCTGCGAGAAGTTTTTCGATCGCACTACGGTCCGAGATGCAACAGGAAGATTTGTAGTTACACTGCCCAAAAAAAGTTACCTTATTCAACAACTCGGGGATTCGAGGAACATAGCCATGAAGCGCTTCCTTTCACTCGAGCGCCGCCTTACTGCAGATCCTGAGTTGAAACGGATGTATCGTGATTTCATTCACGAGTATCTCCAAATGGGACACatggaagaaattgttggagacgaAGGAAGTTCGGCCTTGCCGGAGTATTTCATTCCTCATCATTGTGTCATCAAACTCGATAGCACGACCACTAAACTACGGGTTGTGTTTGATGCGTCGTGTCCCACATCGAGCGGCCTCTCGCTGAACAACGCATTGATGGTAGGACCTACGGTGCAGGATGACATCATCTCGATCGTCCTCCGTTTTCGGTTCCACAGAATCGCCATAGTGGCAAATGTGGAGAAAATGTACCGCATGGTACAGCAACAACTGGCTGATAGAAGACTGCATAAAATCCTGTGGCGTGACAACCAGAACGAACCTATTCGAGTGTTTCAGTTAAACACCGTCACATACGGTACGGCATCGGCACCGTATTTAGCTGCCAAGTGCCTCAAACGTCTAGCAGAACTAGATGGGAACAAATTCCCTGAAGCAGCCAAGATTCTCTGCAAAGATTTCTATGTCGATGACATGATGTCCGGTGTTGACGACGTACAGGAGGGAGTCAAGATATGCAGCAATATTCAGCAACTTTTGCATGGCGGAGGGTTCAACCTTAGGAAATGGAGCAGTAACTGTCCAGCGGTGTTGGAGAACATACCTAAGGAGCTTCAGGACGACCGAACATCTTTCGAGTTGGACGATTCTAGTGCAATTATCAAAACGCTGGGTCTCATCTGGGAGCCCAGGTTGGACGTCTTTCGGTTCAAAATACCGGAGTGGAACACATCGGAAATCTGTAAACGCACGGTCATTTCTGATTTAGCTCGAATATTCGATCCGCTCGGGCTAATCGGAACTGTGATCGTTTCCGcaaaaatatttgtccagaatctCTGGAAACAGAAGATTTCGTGGGACGAACCGCTACCAAGTGAACTTCAAGCTCAATGGCTGGAGTTCAGAACCAGCTTATCACAGCTTGGCAACTTGCAGATTCCGAGGTGGGTTGCCTTCAGAAAGGATTGCCTTTCGATGGAGCTCCACGGCTTTTGCGACGCGTCCATGAAAGCCTATGGAGCCTGTTTGTATGTGCGATGCACCCACTTCGATGGCACCATCACGTCCAACCTACTAGTCGCAAAATCAAGAGTCGCGCCGCTGTCCGAAGTAGAGAAGAAACGAAAGAAACTCACGATTCCCCGCTTGGAGTTGTCCTCTGCTGTATTACTGGCTCACCTCTACGAAAAAACGTCTGCTAGCCTCACGATTTCAACGCAGTCGTACTTTCATACCGATTCCATGATCGTTCGGTATTGGTTGTCTTCTCAACCGTCACGATACCAGATGTTCGTAGCAAACCGAATATCGGAAGTACAACACCTCACGAGGACCGGTACGTGGCGACATGTTGCCGGTACAGAGAACCCTGCGGACGCCCTCTCTCGCGGTATTCCAGCAGCTGAACTGAAGCAGGACTCGTTGTGGTGGTATGGACCAAGTTGGCTGCGAGAAGATAAGGATTGTTGGCCCAAAACACAAGAAGTGCTCCTGGAAGACCTGGAGAAATCGTATTTCGAAGAGGGATCTGTGGTCGCGTCTGTTGCTAcaatattgtgccttgcaagataa
- the LOC134288450 gene encoding uncharacterized protein LOC134288450, with the protein MSAAIPEPSEIFSLRSTLHRSVKLVAYLLRFKHNALRTRDNCRRTGPLTLKEREEALMQLVKLSQWECFARDIAELERHGEVRSTSRIRTLHPQWVEGVLRVGGRLENARISMDRKHPILLDKNHPLTSMIMRHYHYEHLHAGPQLLVASVRERFWPLSARSLARKIIHRCITCFRSKPTSQDQLMADLPAERVTPAPPSCELGSTIADLLLFAIRIERKSP; encoded by the coding sequence atgagcgccgcaataccaGAACCCAGTGAGATCTTCAGCCTGCGATCTACTCTACACCGCTCGGTAAAACTAGTAGCGTATTTGCTACGATTCAAGCACAATGCACTTCGTACTCGCGACAACTGTAGGAGAACTGGACCACTGACCCTGAAGGAGCGGGAAGAAGCATTGATGCAGTTGGTGAAGCTGTCACAATGGGAGTGTTTCGCTCGAGATATAGCTGAATTAGAACGTCACGGGGAAGTGCGGTCGACCTCTCGCATTCGTACGCTTCATCCGCAATGGGTTGAAGGCGTACTCCGGGTCGGCGGCCGGCTTGAAAATGCCCGCATATCGATGGACCGGAAACATCCTATTCTCCTAGACAAAAACCACCCTCTAACTTCCATGATTATGCGACACTACCACTATGAACACCTACACGCTGGCCCGCAACTGTTGGTGGCCAGTGTACGAGAACGATTCTGGCCGCTCAGTGCCCGTAGTCTCGCCAGGAAGATTATACACAGGTGCATCACCTGTTTCCGCAGCAAGCCAACATCACAAGATCAATTGATGGCCGATCTGCCGGCCGAACGAGTTACTCCAGCTCCGCCTTCTTGCGAGTTGGGATCGACTATTGCGGACCTTTTGTTGTTCGCTATCCGAATCGAACGAAAATCTCCGTGA
- the LOC134288449 gene encoding uncharacterized protein LOC134288449: MVSDLTTQGFLAALKRFVARRGKPAMIMCDNGTNFVGARRELDELATLFKNQHSQQSIAGDAADIGIEFKFIPVKSPNFGGLWEAAVKSMKQHLRKTIGLKSITPEELNTVFAQVEACLNSRPITQMSSDPSDLSVLTPGHFLVQRPLTAVAEPLLRDVPENRLSRWQQVQNFVQRIWSRWSTQYLSDLHNRTKWTQRRNNLFIGTMVLIKEDNLPPLRWLLGRVTHIHPGADGNVRVVTIRTKDGSIVRAVSKLCILPFKENEEPQPAGEN, from the coding sequence ATGGTTTCCGATCTCACAACCCAAGGATTCTTGGCTGCGTTGAAGAGATTTGTTGCTAGGCGAGGGAAACCAGCGATGATCATGTGTGATAATGGGACAAACTTCGTGGGTGCTCGACGGGAGCTTGATGAGCTCGCTACGCTGTTCAAAAACCAGCATTCCCAGCAGTCTATTGCGGGTGATGCAGCGGACATCGGAATTGAATTTAAATTCATTCCAGTCAAATCTCCAAACTTTGGCGGCTTGTGGGAGGCGGCTGTAAAGTCGATGAAACAGCATCTGCGGAAAACAATCGGTTTGAAATCTATCACGCCCGAAGAGTTGAACACGGTGTTCGCGCAAGTCGAAGCATGTCTTAACTCAAGACCGATTACTCAAATGAGCAGTGATCCTAGCGATCTCAGCGTGCTAACCCCTGGACATTTCCTTGTCCAGCGACCACTGACAGCGGTAGCAGAACCGTTGCTACGAGATGTTCCAGAAAATAGGCTATCCAGGTGGCAGCAGGTTCAGAACTTTGTTCAACGGATCTGGTCCAGATGGTCAACCCAATACCTGTCAGATCTACATAACAGGACGAAGTGGACGCAGCGGAGGAACAACTTGTTCATCGGGACGATGGTCCTAATCAAGGAGGACAATCTGCCACCTCTTAGGTGGCTTCTCGGACGAGTAACTCACATTCATCCGGGTGCTGATGGGAACGTCAGAGTTGTCACCATCAGGACAAAGGACGGGAGCATTGTCCGGGCAGTCTCGAAATTATGTATCTTGCCCTTCAAAGAAAACGAAGAACCGCAGCCCGCTGGGGAGAACTAG